The proteins below come from a single Triticum aestivum cultivar Chinese Spring chromosome 5D, IWGSC CS RefSeq v2.1, whole genome shotgun sequence genomic window:
- the LOC123124104 gene encoding pathogenesis-related protein 1, which produces MASTNSWTHEIESPAAAPRLFRASVMDWHTLAPKLVPQIVASAHVVEGEGGVGSVRQFNFTSAMPFNLMKERLEFLDADKCECKSTLIEGGGISAAIETATSHIKVEWAANGGSVVKVESTYNLLPGVEVQDEITKAKGYVTAIFKAIEAYLIANPDAYNDQLNQSTEIIYMINM; this is translated from the exons ATGGCCTCCACCAACAGCTGGACTCATGAGATCgagtcgccggccgccgccccgcgcctcttCCGCGCCAGCGTCATGGACTGGCACACCCTGGCCCCCAAGCTCGTGCCGCAGATCGTCGCCAGCGCCCACGTTGTTGAGGGAGAAGGCGGCGTAGGTAGCGTCAGGCAGTTCAACTTCACCTCAG CCATGCCCTTCAACCTCATGAAGGAGAGGCTCGAGTTCCTTGACGCGGACAAGTGCGAGTGCAAGTCGACCCTCATCGAGGGCGGTGGCATCAGCGCCGCGATTGAGACGGCCACGTCGCACATCAAGGTGGAGTGGGCAGCCAACGGCGGCAGCGTGGTGAAGGTGGAATCGACATACAACCTGCTGCCGGGCGTGGAGGTGCAGGATGAGATCACCAAGGCCAAGGGCTATGTCACGGCCATCTTCAAGGCCATCGAGGCCTACCTTATCGCCAACCCGGATGCCTACAACGACCAACTAAATCAGTCAACAGAGATCATATATATGATTAACATGTGA